A window from Candidatus Krumholzibacteriota bacterium encodes these proteins:
- the lpxK gene encoding tetraacyldisaccharide 4'-kinase translates to LPAGAPVADAAAAGVEIAPPGDPDPDVAGDEACLYASRGIPVVIDPDRSRGVSAATSLFDPTHVILDDAFQHRAVWRDLDILLLDHERPFGNGQLMPLGTLREPAGAAARADAIVFTRAAGRTIPGEAERWTRGKPVLFSRHVPTRLLAPGGRILPLDALANRRVLLFSGIARPASFESLAAPLCGEAVASVRFEDHHRYTDADIRLLVETAGGETALVTTEKDWAKVAGLVPRGRDLFAIEIETGTEGIERLPVWVSPER, encoded by the coding sequence CTTGCCGGCGGGCGCGCCGGTCGCCGACGCCGCGGCGGCGGGCGTCGAGATCGCCCCGCCCGGCGACCCCGATCCGGACGTCGCGGGGGACGAGGCGTGTCTCTACGCGTCCCGGGGGATCCCCGTGGTCATCGATCCCGACCGGTCGCGCGGCGTCAGCGCGGCAACGTCCCTCTTCGATCCGACACACGTCATCCTCGACGACGCCTTCCAGCACCGCGCCGTCTGGCGGGACCTCGATATCCTGCTTCTCGATCACGAGCGCCCCTTCGGGAACGGGCAGCTCATGCCGCTGGGCACGCTCAGGGAGCCGGCGGGCGCGGCGGCGCGCGCCGACGCGATCGTCTTCACGCGGGCGGCGGGACGAACAATCCCCGGCGAGGCCGAACGGTGGACGCGGGGAAAGCCGGTGCTCTTCTCCAGGCACGTCCCGACGCGCCTCCTTGCGCCGGGCGGCCGGATCCTGCCGCTCGACGCCCTCGCAAACAGGCGCGTCCTCCTCTTCTCGGGGATCGCGCGTCCCGCCTCGTTCGAATCGCTCGCCGCGCCCCTCTGCGGCGAGGCGGTCGCGAGCGTCCGTTTCGAGGATCATCACCGGTACACTGACGCGGACATCCGGCTGCTCGTCGAGACGGCCGGCGGGGAAACGGCGCTCGTCACGACCGAGAAGGACTGGGCGAAGGTGGCGGGGCTCGTTCCGCGGGGACGGGACCTGTTCGCGATCGAGATAGAGACCGGGACGGAGGGGATCGAACGGTTGCCGGTCTGGGTTTCGCCGGAGAGGTGA
- the nadB gene encoding L-aspartate oxidase gives METVRTDILVIGSGAAGLLFALKAADSADVLVITKKEAPLSNTNFAQGGVATVIGEADSFELHIGDTIAAGRGLCHEDAVEVMVREGPARIRELLGIGVRFNRDEASGALLLGSEGGHSAPRIVHFDDVTGREIEDKLVRSVLEHERIEIVENILAIDLVLADGAVRGVRALDRTSGRMKTFLARHTVLATGGAGKIYLYTSNPDIATGDGIAMAYEAGASIANLEFVQFHPTCLYHPDAKSQLISEAMRGEGAVLRTQEGREFMRDYDPRAELAPRDVVARAIDQEMKSSGDKFVLLDISHRPSEWIKRRFPYIYATCLQFGIDIGSDPIPVVPAAHYMCGGVRVDINGKTDLPGLSAIGEVACSGVHGANRLASNSILEAIVMAARCAGRIAGEPGLPAWTGRIPDGPAKGDPETLDTVIVDHDWDLARRIMWDYVGIVRSDERLGMAAARLGLVQETVKSLFARHGAISDLVELRNIVLVSGLVVESARSRKESRGLHYTVDYPRSDPAFRRDTVIRKG, from the coding sequence ATGGAGACCGTACGGACTGACATCCTCGTGATCGGCAGCGGCGCCGCCGGGCTTCTTTTCGCGCTCAAGGCGGCGGATTCGGCCGACGTCCTCGTCATCACCAAGAAGGAAGCGCCGCTCAGCAACACCAACTTCGCGCAGGGCGGAGTCGCCACCGTCATCGGCGAGGCCGATTCCTTCGAGCTGCACATCGGCGACACCATCGCCGCCGGCAGGGGGCTCTGCCACGAGGACGCGGTCGAGGTCATGGTCAGGGAAGGGCCGGCCCGGATACGGGAGTTGCTCGGGATCGGCGTCCGTTTCAACCGCGACGAGGCGAGCGGCGCGCTGCTGCTCGGGAGCGAGGGGGGGCATTCCGCCCCGCGCATCGTCCATTTCGACGACGTCACGGGGCGGGAGATCGAGGACAAGCTGGTCAGGTCCGTTCTCGAGCACGAGCGGATCGAGATCGTCGAGAACATCCTCGCCATCGATCTCGTTCTCGCCGACGGCGCCGTGCGGGGCGTCCGGGCGCTCGACCGGACGAGCGGGCGCATGAAGACCTTTCTCGCCCGGCATACCGTTCTCGCGACGGGCGGGGCGGGGAAGATCTACCTCTACACGTCGAATCCCGATATCGCCACCGGTGACGGGATCGCGATGGCCTACGAGGCGGGCGCATCGATCGCCAACCTCGAGTTCGTACAGTTCCACCCGACGTGCCTCTATCACCCCGATGCGAAGTCGCAGCTCATCTCCGAGGCGATGCGCGGCGAGGGAGCCGTCCTCAGGACGCAGGAGGGACGCGAGTTCATGCGTGACTACGATCCGCGCGCCGAGCTCGCGCCGCGCGACGTCGTCGCCAGGGCGATCGACCAGGAGATGAAGAGCAGCGGCGACAAGTTCGTCCTCCTCGACATCTCGCACCGGCCGTCCGAGTGGATCAAGCGGCGGTTTCCCTACATCTACGCGACCTGCCTGCAGTTCGGCATCGATATCGGCAGCGACCCGATCCCCGTCGTGCCTGCGGCGCACTACATGTGCGGCGGCGTTCGCGTGGACATAAACGGAAAAACCGATCTGCCCGGGCTGTCCGCGATCGGGGAGGTGGCGTGCTCGGGAGTCCACGGGGCGAACCGCCTCGCGAGCAATTCGATCCTCGAGGCGATCGTCATGGCGGCCCGATGCGCCGGGCGGATCGCCGGGGAGCCCGGTTTGCCGGCATGGACGGGCAGGATCCCCGACGGGCCGGCGAAGGGCGACCCCGAAACGCTCGACACGGTCATCGTCGATCACGACTGGGATCTGGCGAGACGCATCATGTGGGACTACGTGGGGATCGTCCGGTCCGACGAGCGGCTCGGCATGGCGGCGGCGCGTCTCGGTCTCGTCCAGGAGACGGTCAAGAGCCTCTTCGCGCGGCACGGCGCGATCTCCGATCTCGTCGAGCTCCGCAACATCGTGCTCGTGAGCGGACTGGTCGTCGAGTCGGCCCGGTCGCGGAAGGAGTCGCGCGGCCTGCACTACACCGTCGACTACCCGCGGAGCGATCCCGCCTTCCGCCGGGACACGGTGATACGGAAGGGTTGA